CACTGTGTGAATACCTCTTGAATCAAAAGGTAGAATCAAATCATTTCATTCATGATCATACACCAATGTGGGAGCATCACAGATAGTAGTCTATTAGGTGTGGTGgacattttaatattattgacGTGATAAGTTGTTGTTTATACACACTTACAACAATAAGATTGTTTTCTTATGAAGGATTATATTTATCGTATGAAGGACACATTGGTGGTTTTTATGTAATACCACACTTCCTATTGTTTCAGGTGTGCTCGTGACACATTTTGTTTTCTCGTTAGTATCAAAGACGCATAATTTAATTTAGTGAACAATGGAGGAAGAAGTAGTCGTTCAATCCATCGGAGCAAAAAGAGAAGTAGTTAGCATATCTAACGCTGTAAGttttgatttaaaacatttttatcctTCATATTCTACAACAGTTTCTTCCTGTAAGAGATGTTTAAAAGAACGTTCTAAAGGGAACAATAGATGGAGACAAAAGCCAAAGAAgagagaaaaatttaacaaatcaaATACACCAATTGTTATTCCTTTGAAAGACACTTTGAAAGCTGCTCTGAACAGAAAACAGCGATCTCTTGCTGACACTTTGCTCAGGGCTAAGAAAGACACAACTGATACTGACAGTAAAAGTTCAGAGAGTGATGCTCAAGAAGAAATAATTAGTCccaaagaaattaaaacaaagaaagaCGTTAAAAATCTTAGTGCCTTGATCTCAGTCTTAGAAAAATCTCATCAAAAAGACACTTATAGTGCTACTACGAATTTAagtaaaaattccaaaaaatcctATTCAAAATTTGTTGCGAATTATGTGTTGAATAATTCGTATATATTGCCAGAGAGTAATGATAAGCCTCGTAGTATTGGTGAATGTGACAATGTTGACGTGATATGCAATGATTTGAATTCAAGTGAGAAAAGTTCAATTACTGAGGAATCAGAGAGTGACAATGGCTCTGTTGTTTCTAGTTCTGAAATCCAGTCTGACTCTGATTTGTCAAGTACTCATCAGGAAACTACAGAATCAGAATTTACAAAAGATGAGCTTGAACAGCTGGCTAGATATACAACAGGTTGTCCGTTGATACGTTACGATTGTCCCCCTGCAGACTGTCCACAATGTCAGTCTGATCTCTACCAGCTACAGTACTATTGTAATACATTAGAGGAAGACCCAAAGTCTAAGGAGATTCATCAAGTTAAGACATCAGAGATTTCACAAGATGTACAGGAACAGGCTGAATGCAGTGCCGAAATCACTTCTTCAAATACTAGTACTCCGGAATTTCAAGTCAACTCCACCTATAGTGCCCTCTCTCGCAAGCGAAATCCACCAAATGATAACATTTTATCAAAAGACAAGAATGCACAAACCAAGAAACAACTTCTTGATATTGACATTGCTAAGAAAGAAAACAAGTCTGGTACCTACTTGTATCCAGACAGTGTTTTCATAGATCTCACAGACACTGATGTTACTTTTACTGTCTATTACAATCATAACTATCCATTTGGTAACCAAACCAACGATTTTTCCTATGCAAATTCTCAATCTACATATCCATTAATGTCGTATTCAAGCACAACGATGTCCTACATGGCCATGTCGCCATACTGGTACTGGCCATACATGTACCCACCCATGTACAACCTATCATCACCGCTCTACATGGCTACTGATACCAGCACCATTCCTAAAACTTTGATGATTCCACCAGAAGAACTTAGTTCCTGTAAGTATCTGTATATCTGTTCTTCCTTTGTTAACTACAGGAATAATAACAGAAAACAGAGGGGTTGAAAAACCTCTTACTGTACACATGTTCAAGGCTTTGCAaaggttttatttattttggactTTTTAGTCTACCTATTCTTACATGTATAGTGAGCGCTCCTGAGAAAGGAAGAAATTACCTATAATAGTAAATGCCCATTATCCAATTCTTACCATTTATCTTTTATTGACTGAATTATTCATAGAGTAAAAATTAGGCTGAAATAATAGACAATATCACTATGTACACTTTCTCAGCTTTGTACCAGAAATTGAGTACTTATGAATCCAATATAAATCGAACAAATATCATAAATTATAGGCTTATTGCAGTATTTGTtggttaaacaaatatttatactttAATTAATACTACTTCATATGAGAGTAAATATTTTCTCTTGCCTTTTACTGTAATTAAGCATTGATCTTAGTTCTGGTTGTATATGGTATTACTTGCATTGTTCAACTGAGATGGATTTGGAGTATGTAGTATTGATTATCTTCTAAACCTGGTCATGGCATATATGGAACCTATTGTTTGATTCAGCTTTATGCAAACTTTGAAATTAATCAGCAATTTGTAAAAACATCAGTccatttgttttgaaaatgttcTTTGTCTTGGAAACAAAGATTACTGATAGATCATTGGAGAACTCATGGATTTTAGTTGAAACGTTTTTAAGTACAAATAGACAATTAATGGAAAGTAAATAATTTTCTGTATGAAATTTTTacggtttaacatgtttaatggtGCTATTTTAAAGTATAGATCCAAATTTTTAATGGTATGAATTTTATGAATTTACTACTTTGTCAATATACCTAACATAAAAAATCCAACAACTTTGACAGTTGTCTCAAGAGTATATTAAAATGCCATTTTCAACCTTGATAGCCTATGATATGACTTAATGTATAACGTTATATGTAGAAGAAAGTTAGGTTCAATTGTCAAGGACAGAAAATGttgttctttttaaattgtttttctctttttttgaaatccaattgaaaaatttacaaatttgtttgaaaaaaggGGTTGatctttaaaattttgtatttatgaatttcataaaagttaaacataaaaaaacatcatAGTTGTAATTATGTGTCATacataaacatttataaattacACGTGTATATATAGTACTATGAACTGTGTAATGTGACCTTATATCTTAGATTACGTCATCTTATTGGACTATGCCTTTAGGTTACCAATGATACCTTAATCAAATATGTTGACATGTGGACaaatttttatgtttgtttttcatgtaaTTTGGCATGCTAATTAAATGTTGCTAATTTGAAATGACGCTAATGATGGCTTTTTATTTGACTGGGTCACTTGGTATTTGTCACCTTGAGCTGTTTTTGGGGCATTGAATCATTCCATTCTAGGGTCCAAAAGTCAACAATACCTTCCGTGGTTTTGGTTTCCAAAATTGATAAGATTGTCTTTACCTTGAAGAATTTACAGTTAACTTAAGAACTTGGCCCAGTGACACTAAACAACTGTTCATTTTATAGAAATGTACCTTAGACCATGTAGACTAAACTATTTACACTTACATACATGTCTGCTAATCTCAAATTGCATGGTTAAAACAAGCAGCTAAAAGTCCttaaatttttacaataaaaatagaGGAAGGATATGAAATATATGTTACAATGAATATTAGTACTTTAGGGGATATATTTCAggggtttatatatatatatatgtaggctTGTTTTTATtgacaggggtgtggaaatatttgttgtgagcacttgtccctgggcaagtaaaactgtaaattttacttgtccggaaaaaagttacttgccctgatggtcccaataaatattgtagtattttattattagttaatatatgattcttagcaCTGTTTTGCATCCCAAACAAATCAGTGAAATCAATTGGTTTATATATAGGTGTAAAAATTTAGGAATATTGGAAATGGGTTTAtaacatcaatgggacagaaactCAAAAGCAAACCAActaaatgaaatgacatgtaaagttttcagcattgttttttaataaaaattgtagccagtcgGTACACTCATAGATGtaatgggtattacatctatgataGACTACAAAATATACTAAATTTAGAAGACAGCGAGTCAAGAAATGGAAACTAAATAATAGATTAACTAATTAATTCTATCAACTGACACACTTGgttttttgtcttgcttgcccgatgttttattttaaaagtattcatcaATCTGAATCCCGATTCAAAATCTTAAGAATTGACACATTCGGTGAATAGTGGATAAAACAtaatcgacgatcccgggtcaatggacaaagccaatcCAATATTACGCGACTCGGGTTTGCATACTTATTTTTACTCATTTTGGTAACCGATCTATTTCCGGagttatgtaatatttatcgtcatgaactTTGATGTTTTTACTCGTTGattattggtttcttttacataaattaaacatcttcatacgttttgaaattaatccTATATTTTTGCTGAATTTGAAGTTCGTcatgtatattattttacttgtccacgggcaaccaagacaaaaataattacttgtccgggtgttaaaatgtacgagtcgggcgagtcgggcatagcatttccacacccctgattgaaaaacacatttattcaaaagttGTTACAAATGAGTTTATATAAGATGTACATGATATACAGCTGTACTTTATAAACAAATCAGGAGGGACTATCTGTTTATAATTGATGGaaaaatttgttttcttgtttactGTTTTCTGTGATGCCATGATACAAAGTGATGGATTTACTATCATATGTCAGTAGGTTCAATGTTTCATTCAATATGATGTCACCTTTTTAATTTAATCACCAAAGGAAGGGATAGGTGCCATTTTTTGCAATACTTAATTGAAATGATGTACTTGATTTTTGAGGGTTGAAACCACTTCCACTTCACTAATTTACATACGGTATAAAAATGAACTTGCATGTGCATTCGTGCACTGACTGGCCTTCAGTATTAAGTATATACAATCCTGTTCTTAGCATGATTAGGaagtattaattaaaaaaataaaggttgTGTAGAgaaacttttgaattattaaaattttaagtaCTTCAAAAGTCTACATACAGAGGTCTGAACTTGTCTgagtttttaaatataaatgaataattcA
This genomic window from Mytilus galloprovincialis chromosome 9, xbMytGall1.hap1.1, whole genome shotgun sequence contains:
- the LOC143046060 gene encoding uncharacterized protein LOC143046060 isoform X1, yielding MEEEVVVQSIGAKREVVSISNAVSFDLKHFYPSYSTTVSSCKRCLKERSKGNNRWRQKPKKREKFNKSNTPIVIPLKDTLKAALNRKQRSLADTLLRAKKDTTDTDSKSSESDAQEEIISPKEIKTKKDVKNLSALISVLEKSHQKDTYSATTNLSKNSKKSYSKFVANYVLNNSYILPESNDKPRSIGECDNVDVICNDLNSSEKSSITEESESDNGSVVSSSEIQSDSDLSSTHQETTESEFTKDELEQLARYTTGCPLIRYDCPPADCPQCQSDLYQLQYYCNTLEEDPKSKEIHQVKTSEISQDVQEQAECSAEITSSNTSTPEFQVNSTYSALSRKRNPPNDNILSKDKNAQTKKQLLDIDIAKKENKSGTYLYPDSVFIDLTDTDVTFTVYYNHNYPFGNQTNDFSYANSQSTYPLMSYSSTTMSYMAMSPYWYWPYMYPPMYNLSSPLYMATDTSTIPKTLMIPPEELSSFNSTAPPERQWMFLSPPDKTKATATFTVMCYNVLCDKYCTRQLYGYCPSWALNWDFRKKGIMDEIKHYGADIICLQEVETDQFYNFFLPDLKAIGYDGIFSAKSRARTMTESERKHVDGCAIFYRTNKFTLVKEHLIEFNKLAMANAEGSDDMLNRVMTKDNIGLAALLETKEGAYENVHPQENQIRQPVMVSTAHIHWDPEFSDVKLIQTMMLVNELKKITEETIQSYKLGTTDVNTIPLIMCGDLNSLPDSGVVEYLVSGKVANNHIDFKEISYEEILHRICVKNEKDILSHDFRLNKAYDDIMPFTNYTYDFKGVIDYIFYSREHFNLLGMLGPLDEGWFRQNKVVGCPHPHIPSDHFSLLVDIEMSLPFPSGRTANGPVSHR